One Candidatus Obscuribacterales bacterium genomic window carries:
- a CDS encoding methyltransferase domain-containing protein: MPSENSKLPSELTKDTDIYRENVDFWEKAWSPVKTAYTQMPDLPYLESIPAALKTHGCQTVLDLGCGSGWLSIYLARLGFSVTGIDIAHQAIHLARSWAKDEHLKITFETGDITDMSYVEDTFDAVVANSIFEHLTYHLAEQTIKELYSFIKPGGVFFGCFDLVGTGPGEFFELADKTHVYTDKGRKGMLLRCFSDEELQALFTNWEIISLKTIETGSRLLWAKRI; this comes from the coding sequence ATGCCAAGCGAAAATTCCAAATTGCCGTCCGAATTGACAAAGGATACGGACATTTACCGTGAAAACGTGGACTTCTGGGAAAAAGCCTGGAGTCCGGTCAAGACTGCTTATACGCAGATGCCCGATCTGCCCTATCTGGAAAGCATTCCAGCAGCTCTGAAAACACACGGCTGTCAAACAGTTCTGGATTTGGGCTGTGGCTCAGGATGGTTATCAATCTACTTAGCACGGCTAGGATTCTCAGTCACTGGGATTGATATCGCTCATCAAGCGATTCATCTAGCTCGCTCTTGGGCAAAGGACGAACACCTCAAGATAACTTTTGAAACTGGTGATATCACCGATATGAGTTACGTCGAGGACACCTTCGATGCAGTTGTCGCCAACTCTATCTTCGAGCATCTCACCTATCACCTAGCCGAGCAAACTATCAAAGAGCTCTATTCGTTCATTAAACCAGGTGGTGTATTTTTTGGTTGTTTTGACCTCGTCGGCACTGGGCCCGGTGAATTTTTCGAGCTGGCTGATAAGACTCATGTCTACACGGATAAAGGTCGCAAAGGCATGCTCTTGCGCTGCTTCAGCGATGAGGAATTGCAAGCTCTTTTTACCAATTGGGAAATTATCTCGCTCAAGACAATAGAAACCGGCAGCAGGCTGCTTTGGGCTAAGCGAATCTAG
- a CDS encoding type II toxin-antitoxin system PemK/MazF family toxin — protein sequence MKKPMATYKQADVVVVPFPFADRKAQKRRPALVVSKPAFQDSHGHIILAMVTSAENSPWPSDITITDLKTSGLSAPSVVRLKLFTLDERLILSKLGILGPHDQKRVWQKLTEVI from the coding sequence ATGAAAAAGCCTATGGCAACTTATAAGCAAGCAGACGTAGTGGTGGTGCCTTTTCCCTTTGCCGACCGCAAAGCGCAAAAGCGCCGTCCGGCGCTCGTAGTATCAAAACCCGCATTCCAGGACAGCCACGGCCACATTATTCTGGCGATGGTGACAAGTGCAGAAAATAGCCCGTGGCCATCAGACATAACCATCACTGATTTAAAAACATCGGGATTGTCGGCACCTTCGGTTGTGCGCTTGAAACTATTTACTCTTGATGAACGACTAATCCTATCCAAGTTAGGCATTCTCGGACCTCACGATCAAAAACGTGTTTGGCAAAAACTAACCGAAGTTATCTAG
- a CDS encoding AbrB/MazE/SpoVT family DNA-binding domain-containing protein yields the protein MYASRLTEKYQATIPAEIRKRLGLKRGDLIGFSEVKGQVILVKATPLDLTYAKAVETTLAEWNSAADEKAYGNL from the coding sequence ATGTACGCTTCCAGACTTACGGAAAAATATCAGGCAACGATTCCAGCGGAAATTCGCAAACGCCTCGGTCTAAAACGCGGAGATTTAATCGGCTTTTCAGAAGTAAAAGGACAAGTCATCTTGGTCAAAGCGACTCCGTTAGATTTGACCTACGCCAAAGCTGTTGAGACAACACTAGCTGAGTGGAATTCAGCAGCTGATGAAAAAGCCTATGGCAACTTATAA
- a CDS encoding ABC transporter ATP-binding protein produces MNRPAVEAVNISKSFGNLQVVKPLDLSIGSGEFFSLLGPSGCGKTTLLRMIAGFETPTTGCVLVSDQDMTKVPPHKRPVNMVFQSYALFPHLTIAENVAFGLKAAGEAAGNIAGKVKEALQLVHLGDYGERYPSQLSGGQQQRVALARAVVKRPQVLLLDEPLSALDLKIRHQMQEELSRLQRELGITFIMVTHDQGEALALSTRVAVFYQGNLEQVGTPEEIYEQPKTAFVASFIGQTNLLDGQVVERQTSHIRVKIADNVFLWVRDLLEGGPSKIGDPVYVVLRTQVPKVVPLAKAPAADANTNCLTATIDQKSYQGHVTDYWLKLDCGITLRTSVNTSAESNFQLDDEVAVVIEADSAYVLADGAAHPRPKELAVV; encoded by the coding sequence TTGAATCGACCTGCAGTCGAAGCTGTCAATATAAGCAAGAGCTTCGGAAACCTCCAAGTAGTAAAACCATTAGACCTTTCCATCGGCTCAGGAGAATTCTTCTCGCTCTTGGGACCATCTGGATGCGGCAAGACAACTCTCTTGCGCATGATTGCCGGATTTGAAACTCCGACAACAGGATGTGTTTTGGTTTCAGATCAGGACATGACCAAAGTGCCGCCGCATAAACGGCCGGTGAATATGGTTTTTCAAAGCTATGCGCTTTTCCCTCATTTGACTATTGCTGAAAACGTTGCCTTTGGATTAAAAGCAGCAGGAGAAGCGGCAGGCAATATTGCCGGCAAGGTCAAGGAAGCCTTGCAATTGGTGCATTTAGGCGATTATGGTGAGCGTTATCCATCGCAATTGTCCGGTGGACAACAACAACGTGTCGCTCTTGCCAGAGCTGTAGTAAAACGTCCGCAAGTACTTTTGCTCGATGAACCACTGTCCGCACTCGACTTGAAGATTCGCCATCAGATGCAGGAAGAGTTGAGCCGTTTACAAAGAGAACTTGGTATCACTTTTATCATGGTCACTCATGACCAGGGAGAAGCTCTTGCTTTATCTACAAGAGTTGCTGTGTTTTACCAGGGCAATTTGGAGCAAGTGGGCACTCCTGAAGAAATTTACGAACAACCTAAAACCGCTTTTGTGGCAAGTTTCATAGGGCAGACAAATTTACTTGATGGGCAAGTTGTAGAAAGACAAACAAGTCATATTCGAGTAAAAATTGCCGACAATGTTTTTCTCTGGGTTAGGGACCTGCTTGAAGGTGGTCCGAGCAAAATAGGCGATCCTGTCTATGTAGTCTTGCGAACACAAGTGCCTAAAGTTGTGCCATTGGCAAAAGCGCCTGCTGCTGATGCCAATACAAACTGTCTGACGGCAACAATTGATCAAAAGAGCTATCAAGGTCATGTCACAGACTATTGGCTAAAGCTTGATTGCGGAATCACTTTGAGAACTTCCGTAAATACATCGGCCGAATCCAATTTTCAACTCGATGATGAGGTCGCTGTTGTAATTGAAGCCGATTCGGCATATGTCCTGGCTGATGGTGCGGCTCATCCACGGCCCAAAGAATTAGCTGTTGTATAA
- a CDS encoding spermidine/putrescine ABC transporter substrate-binding protein has product MRNIGRREFLIGAAAAASGLLTGCMPAAKEIGGAEKHGEKQVNIYSWADYINPEVIPQFEKRYGIKVVYDTFASNESLLAKLQTGASDYDVIVPTSYVIHHLSRMNLIKSLDHGRLPNFKNISKRFINPPFDPQCQHTVPYTWGTTGIGFNQKAFDRGKLPDSTDIFWDKKLKGRMTLLDDARETIGMALKRRGDSYNTTYEQEIRESYDDLKIQKPLTMSYTSDQVIVQLASGDSLLSLVYSGDAYQAARDNKDIRYVIPAKGTSLWTDNLSIPEAAPHVDNAYLWINFMLEPEIAAANSNYTRYSTPNEKALPMIEAELLGDKNLYPDDMVLDRCDQIGDVGQLLFLYDRLWTELKCS; this is encoded by the coding sequence ATGCGCAATATCGGCAGACGAGAGTTTTTGATTGGTGCTGCAGCTGCAGCATCGGGATTGCTCACAGGATGTATGCCTGCCGCCAAAGAAATTGGCGGCGCTGAAAAGCATGGTGAGAAGCAGGTAAATATTTATAGCTGGGCCGATTACATCAATCCGGAAGTAATTCCTCAGTTTGAAAAGCGATACGGAATTAAAGTCGTCTATGACACTTTTGCTTCCAACGAATCGCTTTTGGCCAAATTGCAAACCGGCGCTTCCGATTATGACGTAATCGTGCCGACCAGTTATGTGATTCATCACCTAAGTCGTATGAATTTGATCAAGAGTCTGGATCACGGACGCTTGCCGAATTTCAAGAATATCAGCAAGAGGTTTATCAATCCGCCTTTTGATCCGCAGTGTCAGCACACTGTGCCATATACATGGGGTACAACGGGCATTGGGTTCAATCAAAAAGCCTTTGATCGAGGGAAGTTACCTGATAGTACGGACATCTTCTGGGACAAGAAATTAAAAGGGCGCATGACTTTGTTGGATGATGCTCGCGAAACAATTGGCATGGCTTTGAAACGCAGAGGGGATTCCTACAACACTACTTACGAGCAGGAAATTCGTGAGTCCTATGACGATCTGAAAATTCAGAAGCCGCTAACAATGAGTTATACATCCGATCAAGTCATCGTACAGTTAGCCAGTGGTGACAGTTTGTTATCACTTGTCTACAGCGGTGATGCCTATCAGGCGGCAAGAGATAACAAGGATATCCGCTACGTAATTCCGGCAAAAGGAACGTCCTTGTGGACGGATAATTTGAGTATCCCTGAAGCGGCTCCGCATGTGGACAATGCCTATCTGTGGATAAATTTCATGCTTGAGCCGGAAATTGCCGCCGCAAATTCCAATTACACTCGCTATTCAACGCCCAATGAAAAAGCTTTGCCGATGATTGAAGCCGAACTTTTAGGGGATAAGAACTTATACCCTGATGACATGGTTTTGGATCGTTGCGATCAAATAGGTGATGTAGGACAACTGCTCTTTCTCTACGATCGCTTGTGGACTGAATTGAAGTGTTCGTAA
- a CDS encoding ABC transporter permease, which yields MESTLLTAEAPTALPPIRKTPWQRLWKDKVARAGLIVLCVLYFCAAFADPLTPYSMYFSDADLANAPPTPVHFEDSNNELTWPYVYQVERTFDPATFRQTYQEKTDKKFPLKLFVKGESYKIFGIMPGDIHLFGVESPAQIFLLGSDINGRDNFSRLFFGAQKSLTIGFLGLLVAFPLGILYGGIAGFAGGVVDNVMMRVAEAIMSIPSFYLLIGLAAILPPGMSSSERFALITVILSMIGWAGLARIIRGMVLSIREEEFVQAALASGMPEFTTVVKHVLPQTASFVIVAATQGVPGFILSESGLSFIGLGIQQPDASWGNMLKAALDNVNDLVNQPWLIAPGIFIFITILCFNTVGDVLRDVLDPKTQGT from the coding sequence ATGGAATCGACCTTACTAACAGCAGAAGCACCAACAGCATTGCCGCCAATTCGCAAGACGCCCTGGCAGCGACTCTGGAAAGACAAAGTTGCTCGGGCAGGACTTATTGTCTTGTGCGTATTGTACTTCTGCGCAGCTTTTGCTGACCCCTTAACACCATATAGCATGTATTTCAGTGACGCAGACCTGGCAAATGCGCCACCCACGCCGGTGCACTTTGAAGATTCAAACAACGAACTTACTTGGCCGTACGTTTACCAGGTGGAAAGAACATTTGATCCGGCAACTTTTCGCCAGACTTATCAAGAAAAAACAGACAAGAAGTTTCCACTGAAACTATTTGTTAAAGGTGAGTCTTACAAAATCTTCGGCATCATGCCAGGCGATATTCATTTGTTTGGCGTTGAAAGCCCAGCCCAGATTTTTCTTTTGGGTAGCGATATTAATGGTAGAGACAATTTCTCCCGATTATTTTTCGGCGCGCAAAAAAGTCTGACAATTGGATTTCTTGGTTTACTTGTAGCTTTTCCTCTCGGTATTCTTTACGGAGGCATTGCTGGCTTTGCCGGTGGCGTCGTCGACAATGTGATGATGCGCGTTGCCGAAGCGATTATGTCTATTCCTAGTTTTTACTTGTTGATAGGACTGGCGGCAATTCTGCCACCAGGTATGTCGAGCTCTGAAAGATTTGCCCTTATCACTGTCATTCTTTCCATGATTGGATGGGCAGGACTGGCAAGAATAATTCGCGGCATGGTTTTGTCTATTCGCGAAGAGGAATTTGTGCAAGCCGCCTTAGCAAGCGGCATGCCAGAATTTACAACAGTTGTGAAACACGTTTTGCCACAGACTGCAAGTTTTGTAATTGTCGCTGCCACTCAGGGTGTACCTGGATTTATTCTTTCCGAATCAGGTCTTAGTTTCATCGGACTGGGTATTCAGCAACCCGATGCAAGCTGGGGCAATATGCTCAAAGCAGCTTTGGATAACGTCAATGATTTGGTCAATCAACCATGGCTTATAGCGCCCGGCATTTTCATATTCATTACTATTCTCTGTTTCAACACAGTTGGCGATGTACTGCGTGACGTTTTGGATCCAAAGACTCAAGGGACTTAA
- a CDS encoding ABC transporter permease, producing the protein MSVPVYILKRILQALPLLFIISVMSFTMLKLAPIDPLATLRANPAISAAAIKAEEERLGLNKPPVIQYGIWLSNLLRGDLGVSTSGSSVFVLLMQRAGNTLLLGVLTIFFTWLIAVPLGVWAAVHRGRWQDKLCSMISTTGMSMPTFLMALLLLMFALATRVLPIGGLTSPDFFERDALGQALDMAQHLIIPVTVLTFVGLAGIQRQMRANLLDVLRAEYVRTARAKGLPENSVIYHHAVRNAINPLITLLGFEFAALLSGAALTETVLAYPGLGRLTLEAVLTKDMNLVMASIMLGGVMLIMGNLIADILLKVVDPRITLQ; encoded by the coding sequence ATGTCCGTTCCCGTATATATTCTCAAAAGAATTCTGCAAGCGCTACCACTTCTTTTCATTATCTCGGTAATGAGTTTCACGATGTTGAAACTAGCTCCAATTGATCCGCTGGCGACACTTCGCGCCAATCCGGCAATTTCGGCAGCTGCCATTAAAGCTGAAGAAGAAAGACTGGGATTGAACAAGCCTCCAGTTATTCAATATGGAATTTGGTTGAGTAATCTACTGAGAGGCGATCTGGGAGTTTCCACGTCTGGAAGTTCGGTTTTTGTTCTTCTCATGCAAAGAGCAGGCAACACACTTTTACTTGGCGTGCTAACAATTTTCTTCACCTGGCTGATTGCCGTTCCACTTGGAGTATGGGCAGCAGTTCACCGAGGGCGATGGCAGGATAAGTTGTGCAGCATGATAAGCACTACAGGCATGTCCATGCCTACATTTCTTATGGCTCTTTTACTCCTCATGTTTGCGTTAGCAACACGAGTGCTGCCTATTGGTGGCTTAACCAGTCCTGACTTCTTTGAGCGCGACGCGCTAGGACAGGCACTGGATATGGCACAGCATTTGATAATCCCTGTGACTGTTTTGACTTTTGTCGGACTAGCCGGCATTCAAAGACAAATGCGCGCTAATTTGCTCGATGTGCTGCGCGCAGAATATGTGCGCACAGCTCGCGCCAAGGGACTACCGGAAAATTCCGTTATCTATCATCATGCTGTGCGCAATGCCATAAATCCACTTATTACTTTGCTCGGTTTTGAATTTGCCGCACTGTTAAGCGGAGCAGCGCTAACAGAAACCGTGCTTGCCTACCCAGGACTCGGGCGACTGACGCTTGAGGCTGTGCTAACCAAAGACATGAATCTCGTTATGGCATCAATAATGCTTGGTGGAGTCATGCTCATTATGGGTAATCTTATCGCCGACATCTTGCTTAAGGTTGTCGATCCCCGCATAACACTTCAGTAG
- a CDS encoding diguanylate cyclase: protein MVGVSRTQLQMMLLKQAGPGLLSLSNPTLAEAKEFLQKIEQLTLDEKLTPVIVYWSSRDANRLLPSEQKYRELMREAFHLSLFSEDLQDATDEWCFLVMSQLLCTIVYAQETDEPGRFQCVGTVDPDLVRQAFDRMLPIWQQKDFAESNAVQDALTNLGTCTTTPDNAQICRNEWPVIKTAPAADGQILKPSGPVDPVTGAVNPAFVRPTAPKSKVVIPIIKSDMPVANKPVELSDLGTSEVHEPDQSVLANLMKPEDEQPLPPSPSMADVVSAEPEGPSLVPLAAQEIIKDIIGKLRQSSDLTEILQAAIEKLVHVGLADRGLIWQIVGDELAVTNEYAQNENTPFVGTHLNPQESSAIASEFISRFPDETGFGVISITDIRTDTKLHKLSQTLWSLLELGEVRARLVAQLRSQSVVLGFLELQQCGKPRYWSQEDATIMQSVAEMLSVVVKEASDQSKIAADAQEKRLINEIATLFRASGGQKEKEKDTLAQSVKLVADHMGFVNAQLYLYNPEEGLLEPQMLDVKHSPVNLAVKDNPFVIVYESGRPKIINAEVNPKPDPYFGHDSALVIPLLAEGEIIGVLGLWTRLPNPRQLAEQDAALALTIATQLVSFIRADNAIAQIRADRARESLINRVATETRQNWKDVDKILETLVAALQEYFSLSLSAVSLVDGQSQDYTKSKFAGELAPPEGSVSAETAPNVGELLMMGLIDRLKKDEIVFLGAKEIEELLAAKGALIPERVKSATVVPLVHGGSLKAALCMLSSFRQVPYSDKDMKMVGDLAYMVAGAITHKELVEQVELQAITDPMTGLFNRRHFQEQFSKEMDRFGRQPTPFSYIIIDLDYLKKINDTLGHQFGDAAIKHIANVLKRNVRDVDTAARYGGEEFVILLPATDTYAARIAAERLCAAIRAKEVEGVGIVTASVGVATFPDDAQDRDQLTELADQALYLAKHRGRNRVCSVSDDLMPSLKERGEEALEIQKEAIKHKAQEMASIDLNLIAEHGILGILGAIIKIIEARDAYTNERSPRAAEFAGKMAQALHLSKDQTTVISLAAILHNVGKIALPEEILQKQGPLTDEERKIVQQSPVIGAKILEPAKHLHRVASVIESYHENWDGTGYPNGVARESIPLESRVISLVDAYVAMTSDRPWRKAMSHEEAVKAIEEGAGKKWDPRLVKLFLSMVNKEAKSTKATQKSDSG, encoded by the coding sequence ATGGTCGGAGTAAGCCGAACACAACTGCAGATGATGCTCTTAAAGCAGGCCGGTCCCGGCTTGCTTTCGTTGAGCAATCCGACGCTTGCTGAAGCTAAAGAATTCCTGCAGAAAATCGAGCAACTAACTCTGGATGAGAAGTTGACGCCTGTAATTGTCTACTGGTCCAGTCGTGATGCTAATCGGCTTTTGCCATCTGAGCAAAAATATCGCGAACTGATGCGCGAAGCTTTTCACTTATCGCTCTTTTCAGAAGACCTGCAAGATGCTACGGATGAGTGGTGCTTCTTAGTTATGAGCCAGCTTCTCTGTACGATAGTGTATGCACAAGAGACGGATGAACCGGGACGCTTTCAATGTGTCGGTACGGTGGATCCGGATCTTGTCCGTCAAGCTTTTGACAGAATGTTGCCCATTTGGCAACAGAAAGATTTTGCTGAGAGTAATGCTGTTCAGGATGCTTTGACAAATTTAGGTACTTGCACAACTACACCGGATAATGCACAAATTTGCCGCAACGAATGGCCGGTGATAAAAACTGCACCTGCGGCTGATGGACAAATTTTAAAACCATCTGGGCCGGTTGACCCTGTAACTGGTGCCGTTAATCCGGCGTTTGTGCGACCTACGGCACCGAAGTCTAAGGTGGTAATACCTATCATCAAAAGCGACATGCCGGTTGCAAATAAACCGGTGGAGCTATCAGACTTAGGAACATCTGAAGTTCACGAACCGGATCAAAGCGTATTAGCAAATTTGATGAAGCCCGAAGACGAACAGCCTCTGCCGCCATCACCATCAATGGCGGATGTAGTGTCTGCCGAACCGGAAGGACCGTCTCTTGTTCCTTTGGCGGCTCAAGAAATCATCAAAGACATAATTGGCAAGTTGCGTCAATCAAGTGACTTAACAGAAATTCTGCAGGCGGCAATTGAAAAGTTGGTCCATGTTGGTCTTGCAGATAGAGGATTGATTTGGCAAATTGTCGGCGATGAGCTTGCTGTTACTAATGAATACGCACAAAATGAGAACACACCTTTTGTGGGAACGCACTTGAACCCACAAGAGTCATCAGCAATTGCCAGTGAATTCATTTCACGCTTTCCGGATGAAACAGGTTTTGGTGTAATAAGCATCACAGACATTCGCACCGATACAAAGTTGCACAAATTATCGCAAACTCTCTGGTCGCTGTTGGAGCTTGGTGAAGTGAGAGCAAGATTGGTTGCCCAGTTGCGCAGTCAAAGCGTGGTCTTGGGCTTCCTTGAATTGCAGCAATGTGGCAAGCCGCGTTACTGGTCGCAAGAAGATGCAACCATTATGCAAAGTGTGGCGGAAATGTTGTCGGTTGTAGTGAAAGAAGCATCCGACCAATCAAAAATTGCCGCTGACGCTCAAGAGAAGAGACTGATTAATGAAATTGCCACTCTGTTTAGAGCATCCGGTGGACAGAAAGAGAAGGAAAAAGACACACTAGCCCAATCGGTAAAACTGGTTGCCGATCACATGGGCTTTGTGAATGCTCAGCTTTATCTCTACAACCCGGAAGAAGGTCTCCTTGAGCCGCAAATGCTTGATGTGAAGCATTCGCCTGTAAATCTTGCCGTTAAGGATAATCCATTCGTAATTGTCTACGAGTCGGGGCGTCCGAAGATAATCAATGCTGAAGTGAATCCCAAGCCTGATCCGTATTTTGGACATGACTCTGCTCTTGTGATACCACTTTTAGCAGAAGGCGAAATTATAGGCGTCCTTGGTCTTTGGACAAGACTGCCTAACCCGAGACAATTAGCCGAGCAAGATGCCGCACTGGCTTTGACAATTGCGACACAGTTAGTCAGTTTCATTCGTGCAGACAATGCCATTGCGCAAATTCGCGCCGACAGAGCCCGCGAGTCACTAATCAACAGGGTGGCTACGGAAACAAGACAGAATTGGAAGGACGTCGACAAGATTCTTGAGACCTTGGTGGCGGCGCTGCAGGAATACTTTAGTTTGTCGCTTTCCGCAGTGTCACTGGTTGATGGTCAATCGCAAGACTACACCAAATCTAAATTTGCCGGTGAATTAGCACCGCCTGAAGGTTCTGTTTCAGCCGAGACAGCGCCAAATGTAGGCGAATTATTGATGATGGGTCTCATCGACAGACTCAAAAAAGATGAGATTGTATTCTTGGGCGCAAAAGAAATTGAAGAACTGCTTGCCGCAAAAGGCGCGCTGATTCCTGAAAGAGTTAAGTCCGCAACTGTTGTTCCTTTGGTGCACGGCGGCTCACTTAAGGCTGCTTTGTGTATGTTATCCAGTTTCAGGCAAGTGCCTTATTCGGACAAAGATATGAAGATGGTAGGAGATCTGGCTTACATGGTTGCCGGAGCCATTACCCACAAAGAACTTGTTGAACAAGTTGAATTGCAGGCAATTACCGATCCTATGACGGGCTTATTTAACAGGCGCCATTTTCAAGAGCAGTTTTCCAAAGAAATGGATCGTTTCGGACGACAACCAACACCGTTTTCTTACATCATCATCGACCTTGATTATTTGAAGAAGATAAATGACACATTGGGTCACCAGTTCGGTGACGCAGCAATTAAGCATATTGCCAATGTTTTGAAACGCAATGTGAGAGATGTCGATACTGCCGCACGCTATGGTGGAGAAGAATTTGTAATTCTATTGCCGGCAACCGACACATATGCTGCCAGAATTGCCGCTGAAAGATTATGCGCAGCCATTCGAGCTAAGGAAGTAGAAGGCGTTGGAATTGTTACAGCTTCCGTGGGAGTAGCAACTTTTCCTGATGATGCGCAAGACAGAGATCAGCTAACGGAATTAGCCGACCAAGCGCTTTATCTAGCCAAACACAGAGGACGTAATAGAGTCTGTTCCGTTTCAGATGACTTGATGCCCAGCTTAAAGGAACGTGGTGAAGAAGCGCTGGAAATTCAAAAGGAAGCAATTAAGCACAAAGCGCAAGAAATGGCTTCTATTGATTTAAATCTCATTGCTGAGCACGGCATATTGGGAATTTTGGGCGCAATTATCAAAATAATTGAAGCGCGTGACGCTTACACTAATGAACGCTCTCCGCGTGCGGCGGAATTTGCCGGCAAGATGGCGCAAGCATTGCATCTGTCAAAAGATCAAACGACTGTTATATCTTTGGCGGCAATTCTTCACAATGTAGGAAAAATTGCTCTGCCCGAAGAGATTTTGCAGAAGCAGGGGCCACTTACTGATGAAGAAAGAAAAATCGTGCAACAAAGTCCAGTCATTGGGGCCAAGATTTTGGAGCCCGCTAAACATTTGCACAGAGTAGCCTCCGTTATTGAGTCGTATCACGAAAACTGGGACGGTACAGGATATCCCAATGGTGTTGCCCGCGAATCCATCCCATTAGAATCGCGCGTCATATCGCTTGTTGATGCTTATGTGGCGATGACCTCCGATCGTCCATGGCGCAAAGCTATGAGCCACGAAGAAGCAGTTAAGGCTATAGAAGAAGGCGCCGGCAAGAAATGGGACCCAAGATTGGTCAAACTATTTTTGAGCATGGTAAATAAGGAAGCAAAATCGACGAAAGCAACTCAAAAGAGTGACAGCGGTTAA